From Eubalaena glacialis isolate mEubGla1 chromosome 5, mEubGla1.1.hap2.+ XY, whole genome shotgun sequence, one genomic window encodes:
- the CCNG2 gene encoding cyclin-G2: MKDLGAEYLAGREGVQLFGLLNLYLEQEQRFQPREKGLSLIEATPENDNTLCPRLRNAKVEDLRSLTNFFGSCTETFVLAVNILDRFLALMKVKPKHLSCIGVCCFLLAARIVEEECNIPSTLDVIRISQCKCTASDIKRMEKIISEKLHYELEATTALNFLHLYHTIVLCHTSERKEILSLDKLEAQLKACCCRLIFSKAKPSVLALCLLNLEVETLKSIELLEILLLVKKHSKVNDSEFVYWRELVSKCLAEYSSPECCKPDLKKLVWIVSRRTAQNLHNSYYSVPELPTIPEVGCFDESESEDSCEDMSCGEESLSSSPHGDQECTFFFSFKVAQTLCFPS; the protein is encoded by the exons ATGAAGGATTTGGGGGCAGAGTACTTGGCCGGTCGTGAAGGCGTCCAGCTCTTCGGATTGTTGAACCTCTACCTAGAACAGGAACAGAGATTCCAACCTCGAGAAAAAGGGCTGAGCTTGATCGAGGCTACCCCGGAG AATGATAACACTTTGTGTCCAAGATTGAGAAATGCCAAAGTAGAAGATTTAAGGAGTTTAACCAACTTTTTTGGATCTTGCACTGAAACTTTTGTCCTGGCTGTCAATATTTTGGACAGATTCTTGGCTCTTATGAAG gTGAAACCTAAACATTTGTCTTGCATTGGAGTGTGTTGTTTTTTGCTGGCTGCTAGAATAGTTGAAGAAGAATGCAATATTCCGTCTACTCTTGATGTAATCCGGATTAGCCAATGTAAATGTACTGCTTCTGACATAAAACggatggaaaaaataatttcagaaaaattGCACTATGAATTGGAAGCTACTACTGCCTTAAACTTTTTGCACTTATACCATACTATAGTACTTTGTCATACTTCAGAAAG GAAAGAAATACTGAGCCTTGATAAACTGGAAGCTCAGCTGAAAGCTTGCTGCTGCAGACTTATCttttcaaaagcaaaa ccATCTGTATTAGCTTTGTGCCTTCTCAATTTGGAAGTAGAAACTTTGAAATCCATTGAATTATTGGAAATTCTCCTGCTTGTTAAAAAACATTCCAAG gttaATGACTCCGAGTTTGTTTACTGGAGGGAGTTAGTTTCTAAATGCCTAGCTGAATATTCTTCTCCTGAATGTTGCAAACCAGATCTTAAGAAGTTGGTTTGGATTGTTTCAAGGCGCACAGCCCAGAACCTCCACAATAGCTACTATAGTGTTCCTGAGTTGCCCACAATACCGGAGGTGGGGTGTTTTGATGAAAGTGAAAG cGAGGACTCCTGTGAAGATATGAGTTGTGGAGAAGAGAGCCTCAGCAGCTCCCCTCACGGTGATCAGGAGTGCACGTTCTTCTTCAGCTTCAAAGTGGCACAGACACTGTGCTTTCCGTCTTAG